The Natator depressus isolate rNatDep1 chromosome 11, rNatDep2.hap1, whole genome shotgun sequence genome includes a window with the following:
- the FLACC1 gene encoding flagellum-associated coiled-coil domain-containing protein 1 isoform X3, which yields MPRTWEEHRVEGKWRVQTGTHQLLSLLPSQGCYTDMSHSPFLYCACWDPWNVRGKRLIKTMPGVPNQKARSSSLGMILKNQNSFLFAIKPPSTSKRILPNRKYGYRLRSREPPDTSGEFIEISPGYTLTRSKEHLSVTLGEEFFERKRTTEEPAPPFVPRSPVKLETEDIITDLEEQIAELTDMMEQLRRDHQASRKLLEKDMEEKCNEMQQEHENKIRELQEAHCAELQALRVQYKKELRTERASAQEKMEVMQKEYRYLKNAFRMYQDSVSDEMEEKWLRRQAEWKKSERTEREKALLQQKQELMKTFEMEREQLKKSSQGGNSMMNKLYQQEREEHIEQHQKDVEKIEELQNIKESLEADLKEKDQILQALTATMQNTRGELQQEKSNLMELEKNIQQKISAVELKHQLNITSLTDENAVLRRKLITKSEEAYNERVRRKSHIMKESSERVQRKSQLSVLL from the exons ATGCCGAGGACTTGGGAAGAGCACAGAGTTGAAGGCAAATGGAGAGTGCAAACTGGAACCCATCAGTTGCTAAG CCTTTTGCCCAGCCAGGGTTGCTATACAGACATGTCTCATTCCCCCTTTTTGTACTGTGCCTGTTGGGACCCTTGGAATGTGCGGGGTAAAAGGCTAATTAAGACCATGCCAGGCGTACCGAATCAGAAAGCCAG GTCCTCCTCACTAGGCATGATCTTGAAAAACCAAAATAGTTTCCTGTTTGCTATAAAACCTCCCAGCACATCCAA ACGGATATTGCCCAACAGAAAATATGGATATCGACTGCGAAGCAGAGAACCGCCTGAT ACTTCAGGAGAGTTCATAGAAATCTCACCTGGTTATACCTTGACTCGGAGTAAAGAACATCTCTCCGTCACACTAGGGGAGgaattttttgaaagaaaaagaactaCTGAAGAACCGGCCCCGCCCTTTGTTCCCAG AAGCCCAGTGAAACTTGAGAC GGAGGATATTATTACTGACTTAGAGGAACAGATTGCTGAGCTGACAGACATGATGGAGCAACTGCGCAGAGATCATCAGGCCTCCCGCAAACTG TTGGAGAAggatatggaagaaaaatgcaaTGAAATGCAACAGGAGCATGAAAATAAGATCAG GGAACTCCAAGAAGCTCACTGTGCAGAGCTCCAAGCCTTGCGAGTGCAGTACAAGAAAGAACTGAGGACTGAGAGGGCCTCTGCACAAGAGAAAATGG AGGTGATGCAGAAGGAATACAGGTATCTGAAGAATGCATTCCGAATGTACCAG gacaGTGTTTCTGATGAAATGGAGGAGAAGTGGCTGAGAAGGCAGGCTGAATGGAAGAAGAGTGAGAGGACTGAGCGGGAGAAGGCACTGTTACAGCAAA AACAGGAATTGATGAAGACATTTGAGATGGAGAGAGAGCAGCTAAAGAAATCATCTCAGGGTGGGAACTCCATGATGAATAAACTCTACCAGCAGGAAAGAGAG GAGCATATTGAACAGCAccagaaagatgtggagaaaataGAAGAGTTGCAAAACATCAAGGAG TCTCTGGAAGCCGATTTGAAGGAGAAGGACCAAATTCTCCAGGCTCTCACCGCAACGATGCAGAATACTCGCGGGGAGCTTCAGCAAGAG aaaagCAACCTGATGGAATTGGAGAAAAACATTCAACAGAAAATCTCGGCAGTTGAATTAAAACACCAGCTCAATATCACTTCCTTGACGGATGAAAATGCCGTTCTGAG
- the FLACC1 gene encoding flagellum-associated coiled-coil domain-containing protein 1 isoform X1, whose translation MRVTQNVARKRKFHGSFEEWDRMPRTWEEHRVEGKWRVQTGTHQLLSLLPSQGCYTDMSHSPFLYCACWDPWNVRGKRLIKTMPGVPNQKARSSSLGMILKNQNSFLFAIKPPSTSKRILPNRKYGYRLRSREPPDTSGEFIEISPGYTLTRSKEHLSVTLGEEFFERKRTTEEPAPPFVPRSPVKLETEDIITDLEEQIAELTDMMEQLRRDHQASRKLLEKDMEEKCNEMQQEHENKIRELQEAHCAELQALRVQYKKELRTERASAQEKMEVMQKEYRYLKNAFRMYQDSVSDEMEEKWLRRQAEWKKSERTEREKALLQQKQELMKTFEMEREQLKKSSQGGNSMMNKLYQQEREEHIEQHQKDVEKIEELQNIKESLEADLKEKDQILQALTATMQNTRGELQQEKSNLMELEKNIQQKISAVELKHQLNITSLTDENAVLRRKLITKSEEAYNERVRRKSHIMKESSERVQRKSQLSVLL comes from the exons ATGAGAGTAACACAAAAT GTGGCCAGGAAGAGAAAATTTCATGGCAGTTTTGAAGAGTGGGACAGGATGCCGAGGACTTGGGAAGAGCACAGAGTTGAAGGCAAATGGAGAGTGCAAACTGGAACCCATCAGTTGCTAAG CCTTTTGCCCAGCCAGGGTTGCTATACAGACATGTCTCATTCCCCCTTTTTGTACTGTGCCTGTTGGGACCCTTGGAATGTGCGGGGTAAAAGGCTAATTAAGACCATGCCAGGCGTACCGAATCAGAAAGCCAG GTCCTCCTCACTAGGCATGATCTTGAAAAACCAAAATAGTTTCCTGTTTGCTATAAAACCTCCCAGCACATCCAA ACGGATATTGCCCAACAGAAAATATGGATATCGACTGCGAAGCAGAGAACCGCCTGAT ACTTCAGGAGAGTTCATAGAAATCTCACCTGGTTATACCTTGACTCGGAGTAAAGAACATCTCTCCGTCACACTAGGGGAGgaattttttgaaagaaaaagaactaCTGAAGAACCGGCCCCGCCCTTTGTTCCCAG AAGCCCAGTGAAACTTGAGAC GGAGGATATTATTACTGACTTAGAGGAACAGATTGCTGAGCTGACAGACATGATGGAGCAACTGCGCAGAGATCATCAGGCCTCCCGCAAACTG TTGGAGAAggatatggaagaaaaatgcaaTGAAATGCAACAGGAGCATGAAAATAAGATCAG GGAACTCCAAGAAGCTCACTGTGCAGAGCTCCAAGCCTTGCGAGTGCAGTACAAGAAAGAACTGAGGACTGAGAGGGCCTCTGCACAAGAGAAAATGG AGGTGATGCAGAAGGAATACAGGTATCTGAAGAATGCATTCCGAATGTACCAG gacaGTGTTTCTGATGAAATGGAGGAGAAGTGGCTGAGAAGGCAGGCTGAATGGAAGAAGAGTGAGAGGACTGAGCGGGAGAAGGCACTGTTACAGCAAA AACAGGAATTGATGAAGACATTTGAGATGGAGAGAGAGCAGCTAAAGAAATCATCTCAGGGTGGGAACTCCATGATGAATAAACTCTACCAGCAGGAAAGAGAG GAGCATATTGAACAGCAccagaaagatgtggagaaaataGAAGAGTTGCAAAACATCAAGGAG TCTCTGGAAGCCGATTTGAAGGAGAAGGACCAAATTCTCCAGGCTCTCACCGCAACGATGCAGAATACTCGCGGGGAGCTTCAGCAAGAG aaaagCAACCTGATGGAATTGGAGAAAAACATTCAACAGAAAATCTCGGCAGTTGAATTAAAACACCAGCTCAATATCACTTCCTTGACGGATGAAAATGCCGTTCTGAG
- the FLACC1 gene encoding flagellum-associated coiled-coil domain-containing protein 1 isoform X4 has protein sequence MRVTQNVARKRKFHGSFEEWDRMPRTWEEHRVEGKWRVQTGTHQLLSLLPSQGCYTDMSHSPFLYCACWDPWNVRGKRLIKTMPGVPNQKARSSSLGMILKNQNSFLFAIKPPSTSKRILPNRKYGYRLRSREPPDTSGEFIEISPGYTLTRSKEHLSVTLGEEFFERKRTTEEPAPPFVPRSPVKLETEDIITDLEEQIAELTDMMEQLRRDHQASRKLLEKDMEEKCNEMQQEHENKIRELQEAHCAELQALRVQYKKELRTERASAQEKMEVMQKEYRYLKNAFRMYQDSVSDEMEEKWLRRQAEWKKSERTEREKALLQQKQELMKTFEMEREQLKKSSQGGNSMMNKLYQQEREEHIEQHQKDVEKIEELQNIKEKSNLMELEKNIQQKISAVELKHQLNITSLTDENAVLRRKLITKSEEAYNERVRRKSHIMKESSERVQRKSQLSVLL, from the exons ATGAGAGTAACACAAAAT GTGGCCAGGAAGAGAAAATTTCATGGCAGTTTTGAAGAGTGGGACAGGATGCCGAGGACTTGGGAAGAGCACAGAGTTGAAGGCAAATGGAGAGTGCAAACTGGAACCCATCAGTTGCTAAG CCTTTTGCCCAGCCAGGGTTGCTATACAGACATGTCTCATTCCCCCTTTTTGTACTGTGCCTGTTGGGACCCTTGGAATGTGCGGGGTAAAAGGCTAATTAAGACCATGCCAGGCGTACCGAATCAGAAAGCCAG GTCCTCCTCACTAGGCATGATCTTGAAAAACCAAAATAGTTTCCTGTTTGCTATAAAACCTCCCAGCACATCCAA ACGGATATTGCCCAACAGAAAATATGGATATCGACTGCGAAGCAGAGAACCGCCTGAT ACTTCAGGAGAGTTCATAGAAATCTCACCTGGTTATACCTTGACTCGGAGTAAAGAACATCTCTCCGTCACACTAGGGGAGgaattttttgaaagaaaaagaactaCTGAAGAACCGGCCCCGCCCTTTGTTCCCAG AAGCCCAGTGAAACTTGAGAC GGAGGATATTATTACTGACTTAGAGGAACAGATTGCTGAGCTGACAGACATGATGGAGCAACTGCGCAGAGATCATCAGGCCTCCCGCAAACTG TTGGAGAAggatatggaagaaaaatgcaaTGAAATGCAACAGGAGCATGAAAATAAGATCAG GGAACTCCAAGAAGCTCACTGTGCAGAGCTCCAAGCCTTGCGAGTGCAGTACAAGAAAGAACTGAGGACTGAGAGGGCCTCTGCACAAGAGAAAATGG AGGTGATGCAGAAGGAATACAGGTATCTGAAGAATGCATTCCGAATGTACCAG gacaGTGTTTCTGATGAAATGGAGGAGAAGTGGCTGAGAAGGCAGGCTGAATGGAAGAAGAGTGAGAGGACTGAGCGGGAGAAGGCACTGTTACAGCAAA AACAGGAATTGATGAAGACATTTGAGATGGAGAGAGAGCAGCTAAAGAAATCATCTCAGGGTGGGAACTCCATGATGAATAAACTCTACCAGCAGGAAAGAGAG GAGCATATTGAACAGCAccagaaagatgtggagaaaataGAAGAGTTGCAAAACATCAAGGAG aaaagCAACCTGATGGAATTGGAGAAAAACATTCAACAGAAAATCTCGGCAGTTGAATTAAAACACCAGCTCAATATCACTTCCTTGACGGATGAAAATGCCGTTCTGAG
- the FLACC1 gene encoding flagellum-associated coiled-coil domain-containing protein 1 isoform X5, translating into MSHSPFLYCACWDPWNVRGKRLIKTMPGVPNQKARSSSLGMILKNQNSFLFAIKPPSTSKRILPNRKYGYRLRSREPPDTSGEFIEISPGYTLTRSKEHLSVTLGEEFFERKRTTEEPAPPFVPRSPVKLETEDIITDLEEQIAELTDMMEQLRRDHQASRKLLEKDMEEKCNEMQQEHENKIRELQEAHCAELQALRVQYKKELRTERASAQEKMEVMQKEYRYLKNAFRMYQDSVSDEMEEKWLRRQAEWKKSERTEREKALLQQKQELMKTFEMEREQLKKSSQGGNSMMNKLYQQEREEHIEQHQKDVEKIEELQNIKESLEADLKEKDQILQALTATMQNTRGELQQEKSNLMELEKNIQQKISAVELKHQLNITSLTDENAVLRRKLITKSEEAYNERVRRKSHIMKESSERVQRKSQLSVLL; encoded by the exons ATGTCTCATTCCCCCTTTTTGTACTGTGCCTGTTGGGACCCTTGGAATGTGCGGGGTAAAAGGCTAATTAAGACCATGCCAGGCGTACCGAATCAGAAAGCCAG GTCCTCCTCACTAGGCATGATCTTGAAAAACCAAAATAGTTTCCTGTTTGCTATAAAACCTCCCAGCACATCCAA ACGGATATTGCCCAACAGAAAATATGGATATCGACTGCGAAGCAGAGAACCGCCTGAT ACTTCAGGAGAGTTCATAGAAATCTCACCTGGTTATACCTTGACTCGGAGTAAAGAACATCTCTCCGTCACACTAGGGGAGgaattttttgaaagaaaaagaactaCTGAAGAACCGGCCCCGCCCTTTGTTCCCAG AAGCCCAGTGAAACTTGAGAC GGAGGATATTATTACTGACTTAGAGGAACAGATTGCTGAGCTGACAGACATGATGGAGCAACTGCGCAGAGATCATCAGGCCTCCCGCAAACTG TTGGAGAAggatatggaagaaaaatgcaaTGAAATGCAACAGGAGCATGAAAATAAGATCAG GGAACTCCAAGAAGCTCACTGTGCAGAGCTCCAAGCCTTGCGAGTGCAGTACAAGAAAGAACTGAGGACTGAGAGGGCCTCTGCACAAGAGAAAATGG AGGTGATGCAGAAGGAATACAGGTATCTGAAGAATGCATTCCGAATGTACCAG gacaGTGTTTCTGATGAAATGGAGGAGAAGTGGCTGAGAAGGCAGGCTGAATGGAAGAAGAGTGAGAGGACTGAGCGGGAGAAGGCACTGTTACAGCAAA AACAGGAATTGATGAAGACATTTGAGATGGAGAGAGAGCAGCTAAAGAAATCATCTCAGGGTGGGAACTCCATGATGAATAAACTCTACCAGCAGGAAAGAGAG GAGCATATTGAACAGCAccagaaagatgtggagaaaataGAAGAGTTGCAAAACATCAAGGAG TCTCTGGAAGCCGATTTGAAGGAGAAGGACCAAATTCTCCAGGCTCTCACCGCAACGATGCAGAATACTCGCGGGGAGCTTCAGCAAGAG aaaagCAACCTGATGGAATTGGAGAAAAACATTCAACAGAAAATCTCGGCAGTTGAATTAAAACACCAGCTCAATATCACTTCCTTGACGGATGAAAATGCCGTTCTGAG
- the FLACC1 gene encoding flagellum-associated coiled-coil domain-containing protein 1 isoform X2 — MLRYMCVTYRTQWEFHVCIQGLNLAFCVLWLCWSPIRRSLLPSQGCYTDMSHSPFLYCACWDPWNVRGKRLIKTMPGVPNQKARSSSLGMILKNQNSFLFAIKPPSTSKRILPNRKYGYRLRSREPPDTSGEFIEISPGYTLTRSKEHLSVTLGEEFFERKRTTEEPAPPFVPRSPVKLETEDIITDLEEQIAELTDMMEQLRRDHQASRKLLEKDMEEKCNEMQQEHENKIRELQEAHCAELQALRVQYKKELRTERASAQEKMEVMQKEYRYLKNAFRMYQDSVSDEMEEKWLRRQAEWKKSERTEREKALLQQKQELMKTFEMEREQLKKSSQGGNSMMNKLYQQEREEHIEQHQKDVEKIEELQNIKESLEADLKEKDQILQALTATMQNTRGELQQEKSNLMELEKNIQQKISAVELKHQLNITSLTDENAVLRRKLITKSEEAYNERVRRKSHIMKESSERVQRKSQLSVLL; from the exons ATGCTCAGATACATGTGTGTAACTTACAgaactcaatgggagttccaTGTATGCATCCAAGGGCTGAATCTGGCTTTCTGTGTACTGTGGCTGTGTTGGTCTCCCATAAGAAGAAG CCTTTTGCCCAGCCAGGGTTGCTATACAGACATGTCTCATTCCCCCTTTTTGTACTGTGCCTGTTGGGACCCTTGGAATGTGCGGGGTAAAAGGCTAATTAAGACCATGCCAGGCGTACCGAATCAGAAAGCCAG GTCCTCCTCACTAGGCATGATCTTGAAAAACCAAAATAGTTTCCTGTTTGCTATAAAACCTCCCAGCACATCCAA ACGGATATTGCCCAACAGAAAATATGGATATCGACTGCGAAGCAGAGAACCGCCTGAT ACTTCAGGAGAGTTCATAGAAATCTCACCTGGTTATACCTTGACTCGGAGTAAAGAACATCTCTCCGTCACACTAGGGGAGgaattttttgaaagaaaaagaactaCTGAAGAACCGGCCCCGCCCTTTGTTCCCAG AAGCCCAGTGAAACTTGAGAC GGAGGATATTATTACTGACTTAGAGGAACAGATTGCTGAGCTGACAGACATGATGGAGCAACTGCGCAGAGATCATCAGGCCTCCCGCAAACTG TTGGAGAAggatatggaagaaaaatgcaaTGAAATGCAACAGGAGCATGAAAATAAGATCAG GGAACTCCAAGAAGCTCACTGTGCAGAGCTCCAAGCCTTGCGAGTGCAGTACAAGAAAGAACTGAGGACTGAGAGGGCCTCTGCACAAGAGAAAATGG AGGTGATGCAGAAGGAATACAGGTATCTGAAGAATGCATTCCGAATGTACCAG gacaGTGTTTCTGATGAAATGGAGGAGAAGTGGCTGAGAAGGCAGGCTGAATGGAAGAAGAGTGAGAGGACTGAGCGGGAGAAGGCACTGTTACAGCAAA AACAGGAATTGATGAAGACATTTGAGATGGAGAGAGAGCAGCTAAAGAAATCATCTCAGGGTGGGAACTCCATGATGAATAAACTCTACCAGCAGGAAAGAGAG GAGCATATTGAACAGCAccagaaagatgtggagaaaataGAAGAGTTGCAAAACATCAAGGAG TCTCTGGAAGCCGATTTGAAGGAGAAGGACCAAATTCTCCAGGCTCTCACCGCAACGATGCAGAATACTCGCGGGGAGCTTCAGCAAGAG aaaagCAACCTGATGGAATTGGAGAAAAACATTCAACAGAAAATCTCGGCAGTTGAATTAAAACACCAGCTCAATATCACTTCCTTGACGGATGAAAATGCCGTTCTGAG